The genomic DNA AGAGTCAGGGCCGATGCTGCAAGATGTGTGTACCCCCGAGAGGAAACGCTTTCACTTTCCCCTTTGGTGTAAAGGTTGAGAAGGTAGTCACAGTAGTGCTCCGGAAGCATGCTACTTTCTTTCCACCGTTTGATTTCGTTTATGATGATTGTTGTTTCTTTATCCTGTTGTTTGATTCCAATCACTGCCTAACCTATCAAGTATATGTATAAACTTCGTCACAGCCTGTCGAAATTCCTTTTTTGCCGAAAAAAAAACCGCCTCGGCGTACGCGAGACGGTTCTGGTTCCTATTCGAGGAAATCTTTCAAACGTTTGCTTCTGCTTGGATGGCGTAGTTTGCGCAGAGCTTTCGCTTCGATCTGTCGAATCCGTTCCCTGGTAACACCGAAAACTTTTCCGACTTCTTCCAAGGTACGGGTCCTTCCGTCATCAAGTCCAAAGCGAAGACGCAGAACGTTTTCTTCACGGTCTGTCAAGGTATCGAGTACATCCTCGAGCTGTTCCTTCAAAAGTTCGTAAGCAGCATGCTCTGATGGTGACTGTGCTTCTGCATCCTCAATGAAGTCGCCGAGATGTGAATCATCCTCTTCCCCGATCGGTGTTTCCAATGAAACAGGTTCTTGGGCAATTTTCAGGATTTCCCTTACTTTTTCCGGTGTAAGGTCCATTTCTTCTGCTATTTCTTCAGGCGCGGGCTCCCGACCGAGATCTTGAAGAAGCTGGCGTTGGACACGAATCAGTTTATTGATGGTCTCCACCATATGGACAGGGATACGGATCGTCCTGGCCTGGTCAGCGATGGCACGGGTGATGGCCTGACGGATCCACCAAGTGGCGTACGTACTGAATTTGAACCCCTTGCGGTAATCAAATTTCTCAACCGCTTTAATAAGGCCCATATTCCCTTCCTGGATCAAATCAAGGAATAACATACCCCGACCGACATAACGCTTCGCAATACTGACCACAAGTCGAAGGTTGGCTTCTGCAAGGCGGCGCTTCGCCTCTTCGTCCCCTTCTTCGATTCTTTCGGCAAGATTGATTTCTTCTTCTGCTGATAGCAGGTCGACCCTTCCGATTTCTTTCAGATACATACGGACCGGATCATTTATTTTGACGCCGGGAGGGACACTGAGGTCATTCAGATTGAATTCCTCTTCCTCTTCCTCTTCCTTTGCCAATTCAGGGGCACTCGGATCGTCATCTTCATCACTTTCTTTGATGATTTCGATGCTTTGTTCACCTAAGTGCTCGTAAAATTCATCCATTTGATCAGAGTCCAATTCGAAGCCCGATAGTTTATCGGCGATATCCTCATACGTGAGGACACCTCTCTTCTTACCCTGATTCACTAAAAATTCTTTCACCTGATCAACGGTCAATTCAGACGCTATTTGTTTGGAACGCGCGGACTTTTCAGCCATGTGTTCCCCTCCTTCCAACTTCCTGGCAAAACTATAAAGACTTACGCAGCTGTAAGATTTCCATCGCAATCTCTACTTCCTTGCGATAATCATTTCTTCTCTCAGCTTCTTTTCTTTCCTGTTCTTTTTCCTTTATCTTCAACATCTTTTGATGTTTTAAGACCTGTTTCACATAATCCATCAGTTCATCATCGGTGCATTCTTCGCTGATGGACATCATTTCGATCTCCGTCACCACCCGCCTCAAACGCTCATCGCTCAGATAGCCAATGAATCCGCGGGCGCCTGGTGGCAGGCCTTCTTCATAATACCCGAGAAGATAGGTGATGATCGCCTGGTGCTCATCTACGTTGAGACTGACACCTGCAAGCCAATCCTGAACCTTATACGCAATGTTGGGGTCCCTCATCATATGGGCGATTAAGCGCCTTTCGGCATTTTGATATGCAGGAAGGAGCTGTGACTTCCGGTTGAAGGGAGCAGCCACGGGTGCGGGGCTTTGTTGTACCTTCTTTGACCGGGGTGCTCCTGTCTGCCCCATCTGCTGCTGCAGGGCATCCAGCGATAGATCAAACTCATCGGCGAGGTTTCTCAGATAGAAGTCTTTTTCAACGGCACTGCTCAAGCCGACGATTTCCTTGAGTACCTCTTCGATATAGGCGAGCCGATCTCCTTCATCATTCAGGTTTTTATTCAGCTTGTAATAGCGGAGTTTGAACGCCATGAATGTCAGAGCCGCCCCTATTACATCCTGCTGAAACTTTTCGGATCCATAGGTGGAGATGTAGTCATCGGGGTCGAGCTGCTCCGGAATGGCGGCGATGCGGATATTCATGCCGTGGTTCGTCAGGAGATTTCCTGCCCTGAACGCGGCTTCGATCCCCGCAGAGTCGCCGTCATAACAAATCACGACGGTATCCGTGAGTCGTTTGATCAGTCCGATCTGTTGCTCGGTCAAGGAGGTCCCCATTGTGGCGATCCCATTCTCGACTTCCGCCTCGTTTGCGGAAATGACGTCTGCAAACCCTTCAAAGAGGATCGCCTGCTGTTTCCGCCTGATTGAGGCCCGAGCACCATGGTAATGATAGAGGATTTTACTCTTATTGAAGATTTTCGTCTCCGGACTGTTCAAGTATTTCGGTTCATCGCCTTTTTGGAGGCTCCGTCCCGAAAAGGCGACCGTGTCTCCTTTGGGGTTCTGGATGGGAAACATGATCCTGCCCCTGAACCGGTCCAGGAAGGATTGGTCCCTTTCCCTTCTGACCAGGAGCCCGGCCTCTTCCATGAGTTCGAGGGGATATCCCCTCTTTTCCAGAAACTTGACTGTGAAATCCCAATTGGGAAGCGACCAACCGATTTTGAACTTCCGGATGCTTTCGGTTGTGAACCCCCTGGCAAGCAAATATTCCAGTGCATCCTGACCCTCTTTTGTATTAAGGAGCAAATGATGGTAAAATTTACTCAAAAGTTCATGGGCCTCGATCATCCTCTTCTCGTCTTCAAGTTGAGCATGATCTACATTCGGGGTGGAAGGCGTGACGTCAATTTCCTCTCCAACCTTCTCACCAAGCTTTTGAGCTGCTTCCTGGAAGGACATGCCGTCTACATCCATAAGGAATGTAAAGGCGTTACCCCCCGCACCGCAGCCGAAGCAATGGAAGATTTGTTTATCAGGTGAAACAGAAAAAGATGGAGTGTTCTCTCCATGAAATGGGCAGAGCCCAAAATAGTTTCGACCCTGTTTCTTCAGTTGCACATAGTCGCTTACAACATCCACGATGTCCGTGGATGATAAAATTTTATTCAGCTTCTCTTCAGGGATTCTTTCTGACACTATTCATCACCTGTTTTATAAATGTCCCTCATAAGTTGATTCGATAAATTTTATCAATCTCCTGCAATTTGCGACAATAAATTCTCGAAGTTTGCGGAAAAAGTTTCCCGGTCTGATTGGGTAAATGCCTTGGGACCTTTTCCATACTTCCCTTTTCTACGTTCCTTAGCGGCAAGATACCTGTAATCGAGGGCCGTGGCAATCGTTTCTTCCCTGTATGCTTTTCCCCTGGGGGACAGTGCATAAACGTGCTTGGGCAGGACAAGACTGGCAAGCCCTATATCCTGGGTGACGAGCACATCGGAAGATCGGACGTGATTCATGATGTACAGATCGGCTGATTCCTTAGAACTATCAACATAGATCCATTCACCTGCTTCAGGCTCACTTTTCCGGTGGGCATGGGAAGCGACGAATACAACCCCGAATCC from Rossellomorea marisflavi includes the following:
- a CDS encoding YaiI/YqxD family protein, yielding MDADACPVKEEISRISRRYGFGVVFVASHAHRKSEPEAGEWIYVDSSKESADLYIMNHVRSSDVLVTQDIGLASLVLPKHVYALSPRGKAYREETIATALDYRYLAAKERRKGKYGKGPKAFTQSDRETFSANFENLLSQIAGD
- the dnaG gene encoding DNA primase, whose protein sequence is MSERIPEEKLNKILSSTDIVDVVSDYVQLKKQGRNYFGLCPFHGENTPSFSVSPDKQIFHCFGCGAGGNAFTFLMDVDGMSFQEAAQKLGEKVGEEIDVTPSTPNVDHAQLEDEKRMIEAHELLSKFYHHLLLNTKEGQDALEYLLARGFTTESIRKFKIGWSLPNWDFTVKFLEKRGYPLELMEEAGLLVRRERDQSFLDRFRGRIMFPIQNPKGDTVAFSGRSLQKGDEPKYLNSPETKIFNKSKILYHYHGARASIRRKQQAILFEGFADVISANEAEVENGIATMGTSLTEQQIGLIKRLTDTVVICYDGDSAGIEAAFRAGNLLTNHGMNIRIAAIPEQLDPDDYISTYGSEKFQQDVIGAALTFMAFKLRYYKLNKNLNDEGDRLAYIEEVLKEIVGLSSAVEKDFYLRNLADEFDLSLDALQQQMGQTGAPRSKKVQQSPAPVAAPFNRKSQLLPAYQNAERRLIAHMMRDPNIAYKVQDWLAGVSLNVDEHQAIITYLLGYYEEGLPPGARGFIGYLSDERLRRVVTEIEMMSISEECTDDELMDYVKQVLKHQKMLKIKEKEQERKEAERRNDYRKEVEIAMEILQLRKSL
- the rpoD gene encoding RNA polymerase sigma factor RpoD, yielding MAEKSARSKQIASELTVDQVKEFLVNQGKKRGVLTYEDIADKLSGFELDSDQMDEFYEHLGEQSIEIIKESDEDDDPSAPELAKEEEEEEEFNLNDLSVPPGVKINDPVRMYLKEIGRVDLLSAEEEINLAERIEEGDEEAKRRLAEANLRLVVSIAKRYVGRGMLFLDLIQEGNMGLIKAVEKFDYRKGFKFSTYATWWIRQAITRAIADQARTIRIPVHMVETINKLIRVQRQLLQDLGREPAPEEIAEEMDLTPEKVREILKIAQEPVSLETPIGEEDDSHLGDFIEDAEAQSPSEHAAYELLKEQLEDVLDTLTDREENVLRLRFGLDDGRTRTLEEVGKVFGVTRERIRQIEAKALRKLRHPSRSKRLKDFLE